In the Bacillus sp. HSf4 genome, GGCTGCTCAAGTTTCATCAGCGAGGTGCCGAGCATATAAAAGAGATCGCCGTTTTCCATGCCCGTCCGATGTGCTTTTTCAAACATGTCCTTTGCTTCTTGATAACGCTCTTTCATCATATATACATTTCCGGCACCATAATAAGCCGCACCGGCTTTTTCATCAAGGCTGACCGCTCTTTCATAAAATTTGAGCGCCCGATCCAATTCGCCGACCGCTGATAGCAAGTTCGCGAAATTGATGTACGGGACGGGGTCGCCGCTGTTTTCATCAATCGCTTTTGTAAAGGCTTCCGCCGCTTTTTCAAAATCGCCTTTTTGCATGGCTTCAATTCCTGTTTGGTTGTAGTCCAACGCCCTCTCCCTTTCGTCCTCTATTTTAAAAAGGCCGTCGACAGTGTCGACAGCCGTTAAGAGCCCCGGGGCCCTTTATTTTCCCGGAATGCCCTCTTTATACATACCACAGTTGTTGTCCGTCTTTATACACATCGTCAATCGTTCCGCCGCCAAGGCATTCGTCGCCCTTGTAAAAAACGACGGCTTGCCCGGGTGTGACGGCGCGGACAGGCTCTTTAAAGACGATTTCCGCTTCACCTTCTCCGGTCATTCTGACAGTGACTTCGGTATCGGGTTGACGGTAGCGGAATTTAGCTGTGCAGGCGAGTTCAGATTCGCCGCCAAATGCGCCCTCATGTACAAAGCTGACATTTGTCGCCGTAATTTGATCAGAATATAGGAGCGGATTGCTGAAGCCTTGATCAACATATAAAATATTTTTTTCCAGGTCTTTTCCGACGACGAACCAAGGCTCTCCGCTTCCGCCGATACCAAGCCCGTGCCTTTGCCCGATCGTATAGTACATCAAACCGTCATGGCGGCCTTTAACTTCGCCATCCATCGTCCGCATTTCTCCCGGCTGTGCAGGGAGGTATTGGCTGAGAAACGTTTTGAAATTCCGTTCGCCGATAAAGCAGATCCCAGTGCTGTCTTTTTTCGACGCCGTCGCGAGTCCCGCTTCTTTGGCCATTTCCCTGACGCGGCTTTTTTGCAGCTCTCCGATCGGAAACAGCACTTTGCTAAGCTGCTCCTCTGTCAGCTGGTTCAAGAAATAGGTTTGATCTTTATTTTCATCAAGACCTCTCAGCATTTTGACGCGGTTCCCGCTGCGGTCGACTCTCGCGTAGTGGCCTGTGGCGAGGAAATCGGCGCCAAGGGATAAAGCGTGCTCCAAAAAAGCTTTAAATTTAATTTCTTTATTGCACATGACATCGGGATTCGGGGTTCTTCCCGCTTTATATTCATCAAGAAAATATTGGAAGACCTTTTCCCAATATTGTTTTTCAAAGTTTACCGCATAATATGGAATGCCTATTTGATTGCACACTTTAATGACGTCTTCATAATCTTCCGTCGCTGTGCAAAAACCGTTTTCATCTGTGTCATCCCAGTTTTTCATAAAAATTCCGATGACATCATAGCCCTGCTCTTTCAGCAGCAGAGCTGCCACAGATGAGTCTACGCCTCCTGACATCCCCACGACTACGCGTGTATCCTCAGGCCGCTTCGCCATTTCCATCAACTCCAATAAATCAATTCAAAAACTTGTCATTCCAGATCATATCATCATTGCCGCACCTGATGCGAATCTTTAGCTTATGACAAACGCTTGACGATGTCCGCAAGCTCTTTTGCGGCCCGCTTTACCTCATCTTCCGTATTGCCGAAGCCGAAGCTGATCCGAATCGATGATGTCAGCTGGTCCGCATCCTCGCCAAACATGGCGGAGAGCACATGGGAAGGCAGCACTGATCCGGCGGTGCAGGCCGACCCGCTCGACACCGCAATCCCCGCCATATCCAAGTTGACAAGCAGCGCTTCAACCGATACCCCGGGAAAATATAAATTCAAAATGTGCGGCAGGCTGTGCCGGACACTTCCATTTACAGCAAATGAGACCCCTTCCGTCTCAAGCGTATCGGTGATGATGTCTTTCAATCGACGGTAGAGCGCGCGTTTTTCGTCTCTCTCCTGTTTTGCAAGCGAGACGGCTTCCCTCAGCCCGATAATGCCCGGGACATTTTCCGTTCCGGCACGGCGTTTTCGTTCCTGTTCGCCTCCGAAAAGGAGCTGGGTGAGCTTCACATGCTCATTGACGTATAAAAAGCCTGTCCCCTTGGGACCATTCAATTTATGCCCGGAGACAGACATCATATCGATATGGCTCTTTTTTACATCAATCGGCAAAAAGCCGAAGGCCTGGACAGCGTCTGTGTGAAACAAGGCTTGATGATCTTTTAAAAGCG is a window encoding:
- a CDS encoding tetratricopeptide repeat protein — protein: MDYNQTGIEAMQKGDFEKAAEAFTKAIDENSGDPVPYINFANLLSAVGELDRALKFYERAVSLDEKAGAAYYGAGNVYMMKERYQEAKDMFEKAHRTGMENGDLFYMLGTSLMKLEQPKLAMPYLQRAAELNESDHEARFQYGMCLANEGMLDEAIEAFSKVTALDPSHADAFYNLGVAYAFKENRQKALDMLNKAIQIQPDHMLSIRAKQLLEED
- the mnmA gene encoding tRNA 2-thiouridine(34) synthase MnmA — encoded protein: MAKRPEDTRVVVGMSGGVDSSVAALLLKEQGYDVIGIFMKNWDDTDENGFCTATEDYEDVIKVCNQIGIPYYAVNFEKQYWEKVFQYFLDEYKAGRTPNPDVMCNKEIKFKAFLEHALSLGADFLATGHYARVDRSGNRVKMLRGLDENKDQTYFLNQLTEEQLSKVLFPIGELQKSRVREMAKEAGLATASKKDSTGICFIGERNFKTFLSQYLPAQPGEMRTMDGEVKGRHDGLMYYTIGQRHGLGIGGSGEPWFVVGKDLEKNILYVDQGFSNPLLYSDQITATNVSFVHEGAFGGESELACTAKFRYRQPDTEVTVRMTGEGEAEIVFKEPVRAVTPGQAVVFYKGDECLGGGTIDDVYKDGQQLWYV
- a CDS encoding cysteine desulfurase family protein — protein: MERIYLDHAATSPTDPRVVEKMLPYLTENFGNPSSIHSFGRESRKWLDDARAMIAEEIGAHHNEIVFTSGGTEADNMAILGSALAREKEGRHIITTKIEHHAVLHTCNRLEDMGFHVTYLDVDKSGRISAEQVKEALRDDTILVTVMYGNNEVGTIQPIEEIGALLKDHQALFHTDAVQAFGFLPIDVKKSHIDMMSVSGHKLNGPKGTGFLYVNEHVKLTQLLFGGEQERKRRAGTENVPGIIGLREAVSLAKQERDEKRALYRRLKDIITDTLETEGVSFAVNGSVRHSLPHILNLYFPGVSVEALLVNLDMAGIAVSSGSACTAGSVLPSHVLSAMFGEDADQLTSSIRISFGFGNTEDEVKRAAKELADIVKRLS